TGTGTAGATGGAGAGCTGGCTTTGCAGTCCTCTTATCTGCACAACAAACCTTAAATTACAActattttttctgtcctctaaACAAATGAACGCAGAGCATCAGGACTGCCAGTTTTGCAAATCAAGGAAACCCATCAGTGGTACTGTGATTAATCAGTACTCTGTTCATCTGAATGtctttttgaaatatttttccaaCTAAGTGGCCCCAAATAAGTGTGTTCTGTCAAAATTTGACCTAAAAGGTCCTTCAGATTTCTAAATACATGTTATCAAGCACagaaaaaacaattttttatatttattttaatatatgtcTTAAATTCCCTCTAAAGTCCCATTTATGCTGCCTTGCATATGTACATAAAAAGGGACACCCGTTTCAAACGCTGTCATGCTTCCATACGTctttttgttgccatggttgctaagtcagttcctccactagggggcagtgctgagttcagactTCACTCCTGCGatctgacgtcagtttcagacaccggttgTCAGCCGTAATGCACCGTTATGAAGATGTTTCCAACCGCctaacacaccctaaacacttgcatagcctttcttcaaaagcttgcaaaatttctacagttgtcctcgtcttcattcttcttctgctttattttttcttcctgttccaggaagatgaagaaaaaaccAACGCAGGAGACAGACAAAACCGTCCATCTGCATGTCCGTCTTCTATATCaggcataaatgggccttaagactccacataaacacaaaaatttCACAAATGATAATATGGTTGAAGTCACAGCATTTATGAGATTCAGAGGTATACTCAACAATAAAGAAgaatataaatagaaatacGTCAAAAGATTGTCTTGAAATGCTCgaaatgtttaaattttggacaagataaaatatttcatatcaCTTCTGAGACTAAAGAAACCCCTTCCTTGGTTTCAGAAACCCTGGATCGGTTTGTCTAATGGCACACTAAACTGGACCTGGTCCATGGCAGACAAAGATTTCTACACACAAAATGAGGCTGGGTTTGCAAACTGGGCACCTGATGTGCCGGACTACATCAACAGCGAAGTTCAGTGTGCAGCGATGAATAACGCCGGCCAGTGGAACCCTGCATCTTGTGAAAATCCCCTTATATCAGTCTGCTCTAAAGTCAATGGTGAGGATTTTCAGTAAAGTAGAAAAAATGAGGACAAACCAGTTCAGGATGATGATTTTTGCCTGTCTCTGTCTTTGTTTGTCTAAAGATAATAAtgtgtttgtaaatgaaaaatctCCTGGTTATCATggaagaatgaataaatgtggaatgCACCCAGCTGAGGTGTGCAGCTTAAATcagtttcatcattttttttctttctttttcaattcATTAAACAATTTTCTATGATTTGTCAATCAGTGTTCAACGTAAGAGTTTTGGAAGCAGATGTGCAACAAGAAATGTACAAGTTTTAATGTATGATTCaacatatttcttcattttcaggcTCAGACGTGTCATTTTTCCCCATCAACACTGAAAAGTCGTGGACTGACGCTCAGAGCCACTGCAGAGAGTCTTACACAGACCTGGCCAGTGTGAGAAACATAACAGAGAATGAGGAAATAAGCAATATGATACCCGAAGGACAGTCAGCCTGGACCGGTCTTTTCAGATACCCGTGGAAGTGGGTGGATGGGAGTATCTTCTCATTTAGCTACTGGGGAGTCAATGATCCAGGTCGTGCGAATGATAACTGTGTAGCGGTAGACTTTGCAGATTCTGGAAAATGGAAAATCTTTAACTGTAGCGAGACAAGAACATTTATTTGCTACAAAGGTAAGCCGcgatttatttactgtttatttttcattttctgtaccataGATACAGTAGAGACAATCCATGCTAATAACTAATATTATATAAAGCTACCATGGTTGTGTTCAGCTGATCACCTAACACCACCATCTTAATTTAACTTGGTAGCATGTTAGCATGGTAACATTTACAAGAACATTTATTGTAGAGTTGAGTAATGGTGGAAGTTTATTTCAAGaattaatgataaaatattcggtctattgaatattttaagaatCATAAATGAAAAGAACTGTGCaggagtcctgatccagtcgtCATTTCTTTATCggtgat
This region of Melanotaenia boesemani isolate fMelBoe1 chromosome 13, fMelBoe1.pri, whole genome shotgun sequence genomic DNA includes:
- the LOC121651067 gene encoding C-type mannose receptor 2-like, which produces MEKVLFIAAASALCAASPAIKGRNYFINEEKTWTEARSYCKEKYTDMVTVSSMEDVEILNGMKGIVNEKPWIGLSNGTLNWTWSMADKDFYTQNEAGFANWAPDVPDYINSEVQCAAMNNAGQWNPASCENPLISVCSKVNGSDVSFFPINTEKSWTDAQSHCRESYTDLASVRNITENEEISNMIPEGQSAWTGLFRYPWKWVDGSIFSFSYWGVNDPGRANDNCVAVDFADSGKWKIFNCSETRTFICYKAPFSKQVVRLRLTRPSVDLNDPTMLDALLTQFKQNLMAQGVGGDIKLSWRKQSDGKTFHKERRQDATSGNDGI